CCCAGCGTCGTCCCCCCGCTCCACCCGGCGCCCAGGGACACCGCGCCGTCGTCGGCGCCGGGGGTGAGCACGGTGCGCAGCAGCCGCGGGTCGTCGGGGGCGGCGAGCACGGTGCCCTCGGCGTCGGTGACGACGATCGAGTCGACCGCGTTGGTGGTGCGCAGGTCCTCCACCACCGGGGCGAGCTGGGCGCCGTCGGCCACCCGGGCCAGCTCGTAGCGCAGCACCGGCAGGCTCGCGGCGTACTCGGCGACCGCCCGCACCCGCCGGTCGGCGCCGGTCTCGCTGGTGAACCGGCTCTGCGCGACCGACACCGCGGCGACGCCGAGCACCACGACGGCGACCAACCCGAGCTGGAAGGCCAGCAGCCGGCCGGCCAGCGAGGTGGGACGTCGGTTCACGGGCCCATGATGGCCCGCCCCGTGGCGTGCCCCACCATGGGCGGATGCGCAGCCGGGCCGGACTCGTCGCGGTCGCACTGCTGCTCGCCGGCTGCGGCGGGGGGCCCGCACCGGTCGAGGACCTGCGGGTCATGGTGCCCAACACGGTGGGCGGTGGCTACGACGTCACCGGCCGGACGGCGGCCCGGGTGCTCGAGGAGACCGGCCTGGCGCCCGGGGTGGAGGTCTTCCAGCTGCCCGGTGCCGGCGGCGCGGTGGGGTTGGCCCGGCTGGCCGGGGAGGCCGGCAACGGGGACCTGCTGATGAGCATGGGGCTGGGCCTGCTGGCGGCGTCCCGGGCCAGCGACGTCACCACCACGGTCGCCGACGTCACCCCGGTGGCCCGGCTCATCGAGGAGCCCGCCGCCGTCCTGGTCACCGCCGACGCCCCGTACGACACGGTCGCCGAGCTGACCGACGCCTGGGCGGCCGACCCGGCCGCGTTCCCGGTCGGCGGCGGGTCGGCGCCGGCCGGGCCGGACAGCCTGCTCGCCCTCCAGCTGGCCGCCGCGGTCGGGATCCCGCAGGACGGGGTGGACTACGTGGCCTTCGACGGCGGCGGCGACCTGGTGCCCGCGCTGCTGTCCGGTCAGGTCGAGGTCGCGTTGTCCAGCACGGCGGAGTTCGCCGACCTGCTGGCCTCGGGCGAGGTGCGGGCACTGGCGACGACGGGGGCGCAGCGGGTGCCCACCGTCGACGCACCCACCCTCACCGAGCTCGGCGTCGACGTCGTCTTCACCAACTGGCGCGGGCTGGTCGCCCCGCCGGGGCTGAGCGCCGAGCAGGTGGACCGGCTGACCGGGCTGGTCGTGGCGATGCACGACTCCCCGCAGTGGCGGGCCGCGCTGGCGACGAACTCCTGGACCGACGCCCTGCTCACCGGCCCCGCGGCCGCGGAGTTCTTCACCGAGCAGCAGCAGGTGGTCGACGACGCGCTGGACCGCGGCTAGGCGGCCTCGCGGACCGCCATCCCGACCAGCACGGTGCGCACCAGCGACTCCGCGGCGTCGGCGACCAGCGCGGCCGCCTCGTCCATGGCCCGCTGCAGCGACATCGGCCCGGGCACGATGCTGCTCACCGCGGCCAGCCCCATCGCGTAGACGGCCTCCCAGCCCTCCCCCAGCGTGCCGGCCAGCGCCACGACCGGGGTCTGCGCGGCGCGGCAGCGGCGGGCCACCTCCGCCGGGACCTTGCCGTGCGGGGTCTGGGCGTCCAGCTGCCCCTCGGCGGTGATCACCAGGTCGGCGACCGCGATCAGCTCGTCCAGGCCCTGCCCGGTCAGCGCCCGGTCGAGGAAGACGTCGAACCGGCAGGCCAGGGTGGCACCGACGGCCATCAGCCCGGCACCCAGACCACCGGAGGCACCGCCGCCGGGGACGACGGCGAGCTCCCGACCGCACGCCCGGGAGAGCGCCGCCGCCCACCGGTCGAGTCCGGCGGCGAGCAGCTCGACCTGCGCCGGGGTGGCGCCCTTCTGCGGTCCGAACACCCGGGCCACCCCGTGCGGGCCGGTCAGCACGTTGCTGGTGTTGCCGGCCACGACCAGCTCGACCTCGGACAGTCGCGGGTCGAGTCCGGACAGGTCGACCTCGGCGACGTCGGCCAGCGCGGCCGCACCCCGGCCCAGCTCGCGACCGTGCGCGTCGAGCACCCGGGCGCCCAGGGCCTGCAGCGCGCCGGCCCCGCCGTCGCTGGTGCCGGAGTCCCCGCAGCCGACCACGACCCGCCGGCACCCGGTGTCCAGTGCCGCCCGCAGCAGCTCGCCCACCCCGGCGGTGGTCGTGCGGGTGGGGTCCCGCCGGTCGGCCGGGACCAGGGACAGCCCGGCGGCCGAGGCCATGTCGATGACCGCCGTGCCGGTGGCGGCCCCGCCCAGGACGGCGACGTGCGCCCGCACGGGGTCACCGACCGGGCCGGTCACCTCGACCGGCACGACCGAGCCGCCGGTGGTCGCGGCCAGCGCCGCGGCCGACCCCTCGCCGCCGTCGACCAGCGGCATGCGGTCGATCACGGCGTCCGGCAGCACCCGGCGGACGCCGACGGCGATGGCGGCGGCCACCTCGCCGGTGTCCAGGCTCTCCTTGAAGCCGCTGGGGGCGATCAGCACGCGGGTGAGGGTCATGAGGGGTCCTTCTCTCGGTCGAGGGGTGGGGGTCAGGAGCTGTGGGGCAGGCCGAGGAGCGGCCAGACGACGAGGGCGAAGACGAGGACCAGGACGGCGGTGAGCGGGCCGAGCACCGCGGACAGCCGGCGCAGCTCGCGCGGTCCGTACGTGGGGGCGCCCTCGATGCGGGCGAAGACCGCGACCGGCTTGGCCGAGGCGGGCAGCGTGTGGCAGAAGCCGGCGGCGGCGGTCGAGGCCAGCGCGGCGGCGACCGGGTCGACGCCGGCCACCGGGGCCAGCGCCACGACCAGCGGGACCAATACGGCCGAACGGGCGGTGCGGGAGGCGATGACGAGGTGCGCGGCCGTGCTCACCACGACGACGACGGCGAGGAAGGCGACCGGGGAGCCGGTGACCGGCCCGCCGAGGGCCAGCCCGGCCAGCGCGGCCGCCGCGCCGGAGTCGACCAGCGCCGAGCCGAGCGCCAGGGTGGCGGCGAGGAACAGCAGCAGGGACCAGGGCACCCGCGCGAGCGCCTCGGACAGCGTCGTCCCGGTGACCCCGGGCGCGGTCACCACGAGGGCGGCACCGAGCGCGACCAGCGCGGGGCTGACCCCGTGCAGGGCCTCGGTGCACCAGAGGGTGACGACGACGCCCAGCAGCACCAGCACCCGCCGCTCCTCGGGCCGGAGCCCGCGCGGGGTGCCGACCTCGGCGGCCAGCCGCTCGGCCGACACGTGCAGCGGGGTGCGCCGCTCGGCGCGGTCCACGGTCTGCCGCAGCACCAGCTCGGCCGCGGTGTGCGAGCTGACCAGCGCCAGCGGCAGGCCGAGCAGCGCCCAGCGCAGGAACGACACGCCCTCCCCGG
This sequence is a window from Geodermatophilaceae bacterium NBWT11. Protein-coding genes within it:
- a CDS encoding glycerate kinase, with protein sequence MTLTRVLIAPSGFKESLDTGEVAAAIAVGVRRVLPDAVIDRMPLVDGGEGSAAALAATTGGSVVPVEVTGPVGDPVRAHVAVLGGAATGTAVIDMASAAGLSLVPADRRDPTRTTTAGVGELLRAALDTGCRRVVVGCGDSGTSDGGAGALQALGARVLDAHGRELGRGAAALADVAEVDLSGLDPRLSEVELVVAGNTSNVLTGPHGVARVFGPQKGATPAQVELLAAGLDRWAAALSRACGRELAVVPGGGASGGLGAGLMAVGATLACRFDVFLDRALTGQGLDELIAVADLVITAEGQLDAQTPHGKVPAEVARRCRAAQTPVVALAGTLGEGWEAVYAMGLAAVSSIVPGPMSLQRAMDEAAALVADAAESLVRTVLVGMAVREAA
- a CDS encoding tripartite tricarboxylate transporter substrate binding protein; its protein translation is MRSRAGLVAVALLLAGCGGGPAPVEDLRVMVPNTVGGGYDVTGRTAARVLEETGLAPGVEVFQLPGAGGAVGLARLAGEAGNGDLLMSMGLGLLAASRASDVTTTVADVTPVARLIEEPAAVLVTADAPYDTVAELTDAWAADPAAFPVGGGSAPAGPDSLLALQLAAAVGIPQDGVDYVAFDGGGDLVPALLSGQVEVALSSTAEFADLLASGEVRALATTGAQRVPTVDAPTLTELGVDVVFTNWRGLVAPPGLSAEQVDRLTGLVVAMHDSPQWRAALATNSWTDALLTGPAAAEFFTEQQQVVDDALDRG
- a CDS encoding SLC13 family permease, encoding MAGASRGRLAGLALLAGVLLAVLCAVLVGGLDPAGGLTLAVFAVATWAWVATDLDDTAVALAAALVLAVTGVLPVEELFGTLGSDVVWLLVAAFVVGVAVAGSGLADRAAGWLLARARTPRTLFQLTTLALVATTFMVPSTSGRAALALPVFLALARVLADRPQLVRGLALLVPTVVLLSAVGSLLGAGAHLVTSAVLTEATGEGVSFLRWALLGLPLALVSSHTAAELVLRQTVDRAERRTPLHVSAERLAAEVGTPRGLRPEERRVLVLLGVVVTLWCTEALHGVSPALVALGAALVVTAPGVTGTTLSEALARVPWSLLLFLAATLALGSALVDSGAAAALAGLALGGPVTGSPVAFLAVVVVVSTAAHLVIASRTARSAVLVPLVVALAPVAGVDPVAAALASTAAAGFCHTLPASAKPVAVFARIEGAPTYGPRELRRLSAVLGPLTAVLVLVFALVVWPLLGLPHSS